A stretch of Calditrichota bacterium DNA encodes these proteins:
- a CDS encoding Fic family protein, which translates to MMDIKNFKAGKLVQQFEYKSFSPNPVNHEWIISDPSLNTLLGEANHKLGELNAFSQLIPDVDFFILMHMAKEATKSNRIEGTQTSFEEALIEEESVLPERRDDWQEVQNYIAAMNQAIKELDKLPLSNRLLKNTHKVILKSVRGKERSPGEFRRSQNWIGVSLKDAIFIPPTQEEVPGLMSDLEKFLNNTFIQVPHLIKIAISHYQFETIHPFLDGNGRLGRLLITLYLVSNGLLQKPTLYLSDFFERNKPHYYDNLTSVRTHNNLTQWIRFFLVGVLETALNSIDTFNKIIKLKENIESKKLLTLGQKQIKAKHVLNELYSRPITNAARIGAILQASPATANRFIKDFVQMGILIEDTGFKRNRVFVFKEYLNLFL; encoded by the coding sequence ATTATGGATATTAAAAATTTCAAAGCTGGCAAATTGGTCCAGCAATTTGAATATAAAAGCTTTTCACCAAATCCCGTTAACCACGAATGGATTATTTCCGACCCCTCTCTTAACACTCTGCTTGGTGAAGCCAATCATAAGCTGGGCGAGCTGAATGCATTTTCTCAGCTTATTCCTGATGTCGATTTTTTTATCCTGATGCATATGGCCAAAGAAGCAACCAAGTCCAACCGCATTGAAGGCACTCAAACCAGTTTTGAAGAAGCACTCATTGAAGAAGAAAGCGTTTTGCCAGAACGTCGGGATGATTGGCAGGAAGTGCAAAACTATATAGCGGCTATGAACCAGGCCATAAAAGAATTAGATAAACTTCCTTTGTCTAACCGTCTGTTAAAGAATACACATAAGGTCATTTTAAAAAGCGTACGTGGCAAAGAACGCTCGCCAGGTGAATTTCGGCGTAGCCAAAACTGGATAGGCGTTTCATTAAAAGATGCTATATTTATTCCGCCTACTCAAGAAGAAGTTCCGGGATTGATGAGTGACCTGGAAAAGTTTTTAAATAACACTTTTATTCAAGTTCCCCACTTAATAAAAATTGCCATTTCCCATTATCAGTTCGAAACGATCCATCCTTTTTTAGATGGCAATGGAAGACTGGGAAGGTTGTTAATTACATTATATCTGGTTAGTAACGGATTGTTGCAAAAACCAACATTGTATTTGTCTGATTTCTTTGAGCGTAACAAACCGCATTATTATGATAATTTAACAAGTGTACGAACACATAATAATCTAACGCAATGGATACGGTTCTTCCTTGTGGGTGTTCTGGAAACGGCTTTAAATTCAATCGATACATTTAATAAGATTATCAAGCTAAAAGAAAATATTGAAAGTAAAAAGCTATTAACTCTTGGCCAAAAACAGATTAAAGCAAAACATGTATTAAATGAATTATATAGTCGCCCCATTACAAATGCAGCACGTATAGGTGCCATTTTGCAGGCATCACCGGCTACGGCGAATCGTTTCATTAAAGATTTTGTTCAAATGGGAATTTTGATCGAAGATACTGGTTTCAAGAGAAACCGTGTTTTTGTTTT
- a CDS encoding ATP-binding cassette domain-containing protein, translating to MSAFEFALQIASGRRKLVDISNFKISPNKINFLFGESGIGKSIISKAIFGLIDPDDLDVKINKSDYLKYLNLPATKSVQENGFFVFQEPSSHLNPLLPLYKQLSEGSLQNVDPSDEQAIIRHLWNGAEEAFLNRLLKIFPKPYRPSGGEKQRILLAMAFKKIKIYLDSKSTKTALFVFDEPSGSLDNRFRNLFIQLLLECYQLKPFTILIITHDYSIISEVEKNYKDISAAVEYLELTRSENMSVIHRQAVVNKPASSKQESKSPDQRFPINTFGNDIIKDSSENGLVLNDFSKEEYLSWIKKQSFVSSDAIHAGHVLLSVRSGINIFGKRLTFHKENLDSPEIELEVKRGELVYLKAQSGAGKTTVAKIIMGLVKAQRMVLSFDQQNVSHKTTEDFWRKHIWGQRASMVFQHADESLNQNASVLEIFKALSDTRKVNDAKVLRRIQELFDVKLKPSFLKKKIKFLSGGQKQRINILRSLVLDTDILILDEPLNGLDLRSAHKIIEKIKQRQADGKAILLISHNEEIFDKIVKPENIYYLKST from the coding sequence ATGAGTGCATTTGAATTTGCATTGCAAATTGCATCCGGGCGCCGCAAGCTTGTAGATATTTCAAATTTTAAGATATCACCAAACAAAATAAATTTCCTTTTTGGTGAGTCAGGTATCGGTAAATCAATTATCAGCAAAGCAATTTTTGGATTAATTGATCCGGATGACCTGGATGTAAAAATTAATAAAAGTGATTATTTAAAATATCTCAATTTGCCAGCAACAAAATCTGTGCAAGAAAATGGCTTTTTTGTTTTTCAGGAGCCATCATCCCATCTCAATCCATTATTGCCATTATATAAACAACTAAGCGAAGGCAGCCTACAAAATGTTGATCCATCGGACGAACAAGCCATAATCAGGCATTTATGGAATGGGGCAGAGGAAGCTTTTTTAAACCGCTTGTTGAAAATTTTTCCAAAACCTTACCGGCCCAGCGGTGGTGAGAAGCAACGCATTTTACTGGCCATGGCTTTTAAAAAAATCAAAATATATCTTGATAGCAAAAGCACAAAAACGGCATTGTTTGTTTTTGATGAGCCATCTGGCAGCCTGGATAACCGTTTTCGCAATTTATTCATCCAACTTTTACTTGAGTGTTACCAACTGAAACCATTTACAATTTTAATCATAACTCACGATTATTCCATTATTTCAGAGGTTGAAAAAAATTATAAAGATATCTCAGCAGCGGTAGAATATTTGGAACTTACCAGATCTGAAAATATGTCTGTCATTCACCGACAAGCCGTTGTTAACAAACCTGCAAGTTCCAAGCAGGAATCTAAATCTCCTGATCAGAGATTCCCGATTAATACATTCGGGAATGACATAATTAAAGATTCCTCTGAAAATGGGTTGGTGTTAAACGATTTTTCCAAAGAAGAATATCTTAGTTGGATAAAAAAACAAAGCTTTGTTTCTTCAGATGCGATTCACGCCGGTCATGTACTTCTAAGCGTCCGCAGCGGGATAAATATTTTTGGAAAACGGCTGACATTCCATAAAGAGAATCTTGATTCACCGGAAATAGAATTGGAAGTAAAGCGTGGTGAGCTTGTTTATCTAAAAGCACAAAGCGGGGCGGGTAAAACAACTGTTGCCAAAATAATTATGGGTTTGGTAAAAGCGCAAAGAATGGTTTTGTCATTCGACCAGCAAAACGTTTCTCATAAAACAACTGAGGATTTTTGGCGGAAACATATTTGGGGCCAAAGGGCTTCCATGGTTTTTCAACATGCGGATGAATCGCTAAACCAAAATGCTTCAGTTTTGGAAATCTTTAAAGCATTATCGGATACGCGCAAAGTAAATGATGCAAAAGTGCTTCGACGTATCCAGGAATTGTTTGATGTAAAACTGAAGCCATCCTTTTTAAAGAAAAAAATTAAATTTTTAAGCGGCGGGCAAAAGCAGCGCATCAATATTTTGCGCAGCCTGGTTTTGGATACAGATATTCTGATTTTGGATGAACCGCTAAACGGATTGGATTTGAGAAGCGCCCATAAAATTATTGAAAAAATTAAACAACGTCAGGCTGATGGAAAAGCTATTTTACTTATTTCACACAATGAAGAGATTTTTGATAAGATTGTAAAACCGGAAAATATTTATTATTTAAAATCCACATAA
- a CDS encoding ABC transporter permease, translated as MNPVLEILKNIYPQKDKLWAITWIGGLMLLWLWDLMFLNNPALRKLEAAFFNTLFIGLLVILFSLILAWMKTMLIHFSKERLNGILFFPVKVLVNLIRSIPQILGILIGYVFVTRMLEKTTLGTTTIMIFLALIISLFVFLEISDLMLERIDHFKKTDFYNASRVCGISDFHIINFDILYKNSWIHLFNKLIAVFGMTIFLICSIDFIVSVGLSTDVSAINLPSTLGSMLAQIDSKQDILAIGSTLTNPLYFPNLFLRHLQGISVSFLIVFTLFCVYKISDGFARRYHI; from the coding sequence ATGAACCCTGTTCTGGAAATTCTTAAAAACATATATCCACAAAAAGACAAACTTTGGGCCATAACCTGGATTGGCGGCCTTATGCTTCTTTGGTTGTGGGATCTAATGTTTCTCAATAATCCGGCGCTTAGAAAGCTTGAAGCGGCATTTTTTAATACCCTGTTTATCGGCCTGCTTGTGATTCTGTTTTCATTGATCCTGGCATGGATGAAAACAATGCTGATTCATTTTAGCAAAGAGCGGTTAAATGGAATCCTGTTTTTCCCGGTAAAAGTGCTCGTGAACCTGATACGCTCCATTCCACAAATTTTAGGCATTTTGATCGGTTATGTTTTTGTAACCCGCATGCTGGAAAAAACCACGCTTGGTACCACCACAATTATGATCTTCCTGGCATTAATAATCAGCCTGTTTGTTTTTTTAGAGATAAGTGATTTAATGCTGGAGCGGATCGATCATTTTAAGAAAACAGATTTTTACAATGCCAGCCGTGTGTGTGGTATTTCAGATTTTCATATCATTAATTTTGATATACTTTACAAAAACAGCTGGATACATTTGTTTAATAAACTGATCGCTGTTTTCGGGATGACCATTTTTCTGATTTGCAGTATTGATTTTATTGTGTCCGTGGGACTTTCCACCGATGTGAGCGCCATAAACCTGCCATCAACCCTTGGAAGTATGCTGGCACAGATCGACAGCAAACAAGACATTTTAGCGATCGGCTCGACACTAACAAACCCGCTTTATTTTCCTAATTTATTTTTACGTCATTTGCAGGGTATAAGCGTTTCTTTTTTGATTGTATTCACATTATTTTGTGTTTATAAAATCTCTGATGGATTTGCCCGGAGATATCATATATGA
- a CDS encoding ATP-binding protein, with protein MNLIDRAIKKKIINYLKPNKVVVILGARRVGKTILIKQLIEKFNEPFLLYNGEDRNVAEILKTISIQNYKNILDGKKLLIIDEAQKIKQIGEIIKLMIDEISGLKVILSGSSAFDLSNTIGEPLTGRKTTFHLFPLSEREISETEEIIQRRDNLRERLVFGNYPELLHSAGKSEKTEYLQEIINSYLLKDILIFDGIKNSDKLFNLLKLIAYQTGSLVSHQELGKQLGMSKTTVERYLDLLAKVFIIHKVGGFSKNLRKEVVKNSKWYFYDNGIRNALIANLNPVELRNDIGLLWENYMVSERIKQQSYNRYLVNNYFWRTYDKQEIDWVEEREGTEFAYEFKWKQQKTKIPVAWKKAYPKSIFSTITSENYLEWLK; from the coding sequence ATGAATTTAATCGACAGGGCAATAAAAAAGAAAATAATAAATTATCTTAAACCAAATAAAGTTGTAGTGATTCTAGGAGCAAGGCGTGTTGGAAAAACAATCCTGATCAAGCAATTAATTGAAAAGTTTAATGAACCTTTCTTGCTGTATAATGGAGAAGATAGAAATGTTGCAGAGATTTTAAAAACAATAAGCATTCAGAATTATAAAAATATTTTGGATGGAAAAAAATTGTTAATAATTGATGAAGCACAAAAAATAAAACAAATCGGTGAAATTATAAAACTAATGATTGATGAAATTTCCGGGTTGAAAGTAATTCTTTCTGGTTCATCTGCTTTTGATTTGAGCAATACAATTGGTGAACCTTTAACCGGCCGAAAAACCACTTTCCACCTTTTCCCTTTAAGCGAAAGAGAAATCTCTGAAACAGAGGAAATAATCCAGAGAAGGGACAACTTGAGAGAACGATTGGTTTTTGGAAATTATCCTGAACTTCTTCACTCGGCAGGCAAATCAGAAAAAACTGAATACCTTCAAGAAATTATTAATTCTTATCTGTTAAAAGATATCTTAATATTCGATGGTATTAAAAATTCAGATAAGTTGTTTAATTTGTTAAAACTTATTGCGTACCAAACAGGAAGCCTGGTATCTCACCAGGAATTAGGAAAGCAACTTGGGATGAGTAAGACAACTGTCGAACGGTATCTGGATTTGCTGGCCAAAGTTTTTATAATTCATAAAGTTGGTGGATTTAGTAAAAATCTGCGTAAAGAAGTTGTTAAAAATTCTAAATGGTATTTTTATGATAATGGTATACGCAATGCTTTAATTGCCAATTTAAACCCGGTTGAACTAAGAAATGATATTGGTTTACTTTGGGAAAACTACATGGTTTCTGAAAGGATAAAACAACAAAGTTATAATCGATATCTGGTAAATAATTATTTTTGGCGCACTTATGACAAGCAGGAGATTGATTGGGTTGAGGAGCGTGAAGGGACTGAGTTCGCGTATGAATTTAAATGGAAACAGCAGAAAACAAAGATTCCTGTGGCATGGAAAAAGGCTTATCCGAAGTCAATATTTTCAACAATCACATCTGAAAACTACCTGGAATGGCTAAAATAG
- a CDS encoding VOC family protein: protein MNTGKTTINPYLSFNGNCREAMTFYKTALDGELEIMTFADSPMEVPEDHKNKVMHASVKFADAILMASDGMPGNEVTFGDAYNISIGAKSAEEGERYFKNLSEGGSVTMPYSEQFWGDTFGMLTDKFGIRWMVNAAKGDKQFI from the coding sequence ATGAACACAGGCAAAACAACAATTAATCCCTATTTATCTTTTAACGGAAATTGCCGTGAAGCCATGACATTTTATAAAACTGCACTTGATGGTGAACTTGAAATAATGACATTTGCGGACTCACCTATGGAAGTTCCTGAAGACCATAAAAATAAGGTTATGCACGCCTCAGTTAAGTTTGCCGATGCAATTTTGATGGCTTCAGATGGAATGCCAGGAAATGAAGTCACATTTGGGGATGCTTATAATATTTCGATTGGCGCAAAATCTGCAGAAGAAGGAGAGCGGTATTTTAAAAATCTTTCCGAAGGAGGTAGTGTAACTATGCCATATAGCGAGCAGTTTTGGGGTGATACTTTTGGTATGCTTACAGATAAATTTGGCATCCGTTGGATGGTTAATGCCGCCAAAGGCGATAAACAGTTTATTTAG
- a CDS encoding DUF3365 domain-containing protein codes for MRRAFFFIGIIAFTFISISALSKKDNKALLEELKSSAMSQIENHQTLFNTNKDGSVTDKGISPAWFGKASYKQFKTMSKGMEWKVKHLSNNYEVGQLGEALSIYLAAARIVVARSQKKINTDSDGTANPKHFYPAVFGRLTAQEFQKRTGIDIKQTTTGKGMGARNKQYNSPDSWEKMALQKFESNDLSRAIGFGENVTESGENYYRFMYPLEIKKACLSCHGAPRGSKDISGHVREGYELHDVRGGISVKITTSEFLVNHGK; via the coding sequence ATGAGACGCGCATTTTTTTTCATAGGGATAATCGCATTTACGTTTATTTCAATTTCAGCCTTGAGTAAAAAGGATAATAAAGCCCTTCTCGAAGAGTTGAAATCATCAGCCATGTCACAAATTGAAAACCATCAGACGCTATTTAATACAAACAAAGATGGCTCTGTAACAGACAAAGGCATAAGTCCTGCATGGTTTGGAAAAGCATCCTACAAGCAGTTTAAAACTATGTCTAAAGGCATGGAATGGAAAGTTAAACACCTTTCAAACAACTATGAAGTGGGACAGCTTGGAGAGGCCCTATCTATTTACTTAGCTGCCGCAAGGATAGTTGTTGCCCGCTCCCAGAAAAAAATAAATACTGACAGCGATGGCACAGCAAATCCAAAACATTTTTATCCTGCTGTATTTGGCCGCTTAACTGCACAAGAATTTCAAAAAAGAACAGGTATTGATATTAAACAAACTACTACCGGTAAAGGAATGGGCGCGCGGAACAAACAATACAATTCTCCTGATAGCTGGGAAAAAATGGCCCTTCAAAAATTCGAATCAAACGATTTAAGCCGAGCGATTGGTTTTGGGGAAAATGTAACAGAAAGTGGGGAAAACTATTATCGTTTTATGTACCCACTGGAAATCAAAAAAGCATGCTTATCATGCCATGGAGCGCCAAGAGGGTCTAAAGATATTTCCGGCCATGTTCGTGAAGGCTATGAGCTCCATGATGTACGTGGTGGCATTAGTGTTAAAATTACAACCAGTGAATTTTTAGTTAACCATGGAAAATAA
- a CDS encoding HAMP domain-containing protein — MLQSIKTKLIAYFGAFALTPLLILGIYNIVVNSWKMEEDIFNDLGSKSAEKTTLLQRSLVNIENDLRFLSSSFSVINLIEAISYDDPDEIEYWTDATANMYKSFLKNNNNYLQLRFINLDGREIVRVDSDGENLRIIEEDNLQDKSQSSYFIETVKLKKNDLYISPLNLNKEHSEIQKPHLPVIRYATPVFDDFDELYGIVVINVYANSFLNKFKRNSSGESILVNQDGYFLSHPDSSKEWGFMFPGSDEMLSKYYETDIIDTLLAGNGGIIEPGDGTIMYYEPLFYDTQDNSKYWVSIIRNQEEEVFAELNSFINTLIFLLISIAIISVFIAIYISKSFSNPINKLSKAAKGIAAGCIDTQLQITQTDEIGELAQSFNKMSASLKEKTQIAENIANGNLDVTYSPSSTDDVLGIAIKKMTKSLQNMNAEFVNIIDSQRNGNLDSRCDTNGLNGVYHNLTSGFNEVLDVVVKPIYMLLEILEKYADGNLSETMPKLPGQQIAITDGINTIQNNLKALIEEGNMLNLAAFEGNLSNRGNTELFKGDYRTIISGMNTTLENILTPVYEAVKVLGKMADGDLSESVQGVYNGDHKMMKNSLNKTVESLNAIISQVQQMIDQVSSGADQVSDSSQTLSQGATEQASALEQISASMNELNAQTEKNSQSANSAKELSESAKQNTTQGNKHMQDMVDSMKDINLSSNKISNIIKTIDEIAFQTNLLALNAAVEAARAGTHGKGFAVVAEEVRNLAQRSAKAAHETTEIIEDSISKVKQGSKIADNTAMAFSSINNQIVEINSLIAEITTASTEQASGINQISEGLNQIDKVTQSNTASSEETAAAAEELSSLSNQLNHLISKLKLKNELTEQPKQINKSSKKTKSVKKKSIKPPQNVSNAKHNFGKVSNNVIEEIEQEKDPSSIISLDDDEFGMF, encoded by the coding sequence ATGCTTCAATCAATCAAAACTAAACTAATAGCATACTTTGGCGCATTTGCATTAACCCCGCTGCTGATACTGGGAATTTACAATATTGTAGTGAATTCCTGGAAAATGGAAGAGGATATCTTTAACGATTTAGGTTCTAAGTCGGCAGAGAAAACCACATTACTGCAAAGAAGTTTAGTAAATATAGAAAATGACCTGCGTTTTTTAAGCAGTTCATTTTCTGTAATAAATTTGATTGAGGCAATTTCTTATGATGACCCGGATGAGATTGAATACTGGACTGATGCAACTGCAAATATGTACAAAAGTTTTCTAAAAAATAATAATAACTACTTGCAATTGAGATTCATCAATTTGGATGGTAGAGAAATTGTAAGAGTGGACTCAGATGGAGAAAACCTTCGAATAATTGAAGAAGATAATCTGCAAGACAAAAGCCAATCATCCTATTTTATTGAAACAGTTAAACTTAAAAAAAATGATCTCTATATATCTCCTCTAAACCTAAATAAAGAACATAGTGAAATTCAAAAACCTCACTTACCCGTTATTCGCTATGCTACTCCTGTGTTTGATGATTTCGATGAATTATATGGGATTGTAGTTATCAATGTTTATGCAAATTCGTTCCTTAATAAATTTAAAAGAAATAGCTCCGGTGAATCTATTCTTGTTAACCAGGACGGCTACTTTTTATCGCATCCGGATAGCAGCAAAGAGTGGGGATTTATGTTTCCCGGTTCTGATGAAATGCTTTCAAAATATTATGAAACAGACATTATCGATACTTTATTAGCAGGCAACGGTGGGATAATTGAGCCTGGTGATGGGACGATAATGTATTATGAGCCTTTATTTTATGATACACAGGATAATTCAAAATATTGGGTCTCTATAATACGTAACCAGGAAGAAGAGGTATTTGCTGAATTAAACTCCTTTATTAACACATTAATTTTTCTACTGATAAGCATCGCTATTATTTCTGTTTTTATTGCTATTTATATCAGCAAATCATTCAGCAATCCAATAAACAAACTTTCTAAAGCAGCAAAAGGAATTGCAGCCGGTTGCATAGATACACAGTTGCAGATTACTCAAACTGATGAAATTGGAGAGTTGGCACAATCGTTTAACAAAATGAGTGCTTCATTAAAAGAAAAAACCCAAATTGCAGAAAACATTGCAAATGGAAATCTTGATGTGACATATTCGCCATCATCTACTGATGATGTACTTGGCATCGCTATTAAAAAAATGACAAAAAGCCTGCAAAATATGAATGCGGAATTTGTCAACATAATTGATTCTCAAAGAAATGGAAACCTGGACTCCCGCTGTGATACAAATGGATTAAACGGTGTTTATCACAATCTTACTTCCGGGTTTAATGAAGTATTGGATGTTGTTGTTAAACCCATTTATATGTTATTGGAAATTTTGGAAAAATATGCAGATGGTAATTTATCTGAAACTATGCCAAAACTACCAGGCCAACAGATAGCGATTACAGATGGAATAAATACAATTCAAAATAATCTGAAAGCCTTAATTGAAGAAGGCAATATGCTAAATCTAGCAGCCTTTGAAGGTAACCTGTCTAATCGGGGAAATACTGAGTTATTTAAAGGTGATTACCGTACAATAATTTCCGGGATGAATACAACATTAGAGAATATTCTTACTCCAGTTTATGAAGCCGTAAAGGTTTTGGGGAAAATGGCTGATGGTGATCTTTCCGAAAGTGTACAGGGAGTATACAATGGTGATCACAAAATGATGAAAAACTCTTTGAACAAAACTGTTGAGAGTCTAAACGCGATAATTTCCCAGGTTCAGCAAATGATTGATCAAGTTTCATCTGGTGCCGATCAAGTATCCGATTCAAGCCAAACATTGTCTCAAGGAGCAACCGAACAAGCCAGTGCACTGGAACAGATTTCTGCATCGATGAACGAGCTTAATGCACAAACAGAAAAGAATTCACAAAGTGCAAACAGTGCAAAAGAATTATCCGAATCGGCCAAACAGAATACCACGCAAGGCAATAAACACATGCAGGATATGGTTGATTCAATGAAAGATATTAATCTATCATCGAATAAGATTTCCAACATTATTAAAACAATTGATGAGATAGCATTTCAGACAAACTTACTTGCACTAAACGCTGCTGTAGAAGCTGCCCGGGCGGGAACTCATGGTAAAGGATTTGCCGTTGTAGCTGAAGAAGTAAGGAACCTTGCCCAAAGAAGTGCCAAAGCAGCCCACGAAACAACCGAAATTATTGAGGATTCTATTTCGAAAGTAAAACAGGGCAGCAAAATTGCAGATAACACGGCGATGGCCTTCAGTTCAATAAACAATCAAATTGTAGAAATTAACAGCCTGATTGCTGAAATTACAACTGCCTCAACTGAACAGGCTTCTGGGATTAATCAAATTAGTGAAGGTTTAAACCAGATTGATAAAGTAACTCAATCAAACACAGCAAGCTCCGAAGAAACAGCCGCTGCAGCCGAAGAATTGTCCAGCCTGTCTAATCAATTAAATCACCTAATATCGAAACTGAAATTGAAAAATGAGCTGACTGAGCAACCTAAACAGATTAATAAATCTTCAAAGAAAACTAAATCTGTGAAGAAAAAGAGTATTAAGCCTCCGCAAAACGTCTCCAACGCCAAACATAACTTTGGCAAAGTTTCAAATAATGTAATTGAGGAAATCGAACAGGAAAAAGATCCATCCTCAATAATAAGTTTGGATGATGATGAATTTGGAATGTTTTAA
- a CDS encoding rhodanese-like domain-containing protein — MNLSAKNLGFGALILITLILAFSPVDDIKVEKVTTDDLIHQLHNQSNYIEAEEVAHMIIDKDPSFQVIDIRSLEDYKKYHIPGSFSIPIESLFSTEASDIMDMEKTIVLASNGNTKAGQAWLLMRSHGYEDLFVLHGGMNHWVNVFSNPKKPKDGAFDDELFTFQFRKSAGPVMMGTNNVVETSDDQIDKPKPIKRKRKKAKKKVDEGC, encoded by the coding sequence ATGAACCTTTCTGCAAAAAATTTAGGCTTTGGTGCATTAATCCTAATTACTTTAATTTTGGCTTTTTCACCGGTTGATGATATAAAAGTTGAAAAAGTAACAACAGATGACCTGATTCACCAATTGCACAATCAAAGCAATTATATTGAAGCCGAAGAAGTAGCTCATATGATTATCGATAAAGATCCTTCATTCCAGGTAATTGATATTCGTTCATTGGAAGATTACAAAAAATATCATATCCCAGGCTCTTTTTCGATACCAATTGAAAGCTTATTTAGTACAGAAGCATCAGACATTATGGATATGGAGAAGACAATTGTGCTTGCTTCGAACGGAAACACCAAAGCAGGGCAAGCCTGGTTGTTAATGCGTTCTCATGGTTATGAGGATCTTTTTGTCCTGCACGGTGGAATGAACCATTGGGTAAATGTTTTTAGTAATCCAAAGAAACCAAAAGATGGTGCTTTTGATGATGAGCTTTTCACTTTTCAGTTTCGTAAATCTGCTGGTCCGGTTATGATGGGTACGAACAATGTTGTAGAGACATCTGATGATCAAATCGATAAACCCAAGCCTATAAAGAGAAAACGTAAAAAAGCTAAAAAGAAGGTGGATGAAGGTTGTTAA
- a CDS encoding YeeE/YedE family protein, producing the protein MAPFYKFDYFGEETGFIIALLLGISFGFWLERAGFGYSRKLALQFYFRDMTVLKVMFTAIVVAMVGLTYFTLFGWIDITAVYINPTYLWAQVIGGLVLGIGFAIGGYCPGTSVVGAVTGRIDAYVFLGGALFGMFVFGEMFPWIEELFLAGDMGNIRLPELFNLSTGVVVFLAVLMAVGMFLGGEWLERKYREEKA; encoded by the coding sequence ATGGCACCATTTTATAAATTTGATTACTTCGGCGAGGAAACAGGGTTTATAATTGCTTTGTTACTCGGCATCAGTTTTGGCTTTTGGTTGGAACGCGCCGGATTTGGCTACAGCAGAAAACTGGCTTTACAATTTTATTTTCGTGATATGACAGTATTAAAAGTAATGTTTACAGCAATTGTTGTTGCGATGGTTGGCCTTACTTATTTTACACTTTTTGGCTGGATTGATATTACTGCTGTTTATATTAATCCAACATATCTGTGGGCACAGGTAATTGGAGGATTAGTTTTAGGGATTGGCTTTGCAATTGGCGGCTATTGTCCGGGTACTTCAGTTGTAGGCGCGGTAACAGGTAGAATAGATGCATATGTATTTTTAGGCGGAGCTTTATTTGGGATGTTTGTTTTTGGGGAGATGTTCCCATGGATAGAAGAATTGTTCCTCGCCGGTGATATGGGCAATATTCGTTTGCCGGAACTGTTTAATCTTTCTACAGGCGTTGTTGTTTTTCTTGCTGTTTTAATGGCTGTAGGGATGTTTCTTGGTGGTGAATGGCTTGAACGGAAATATAGAGAGGAGAAAGCATAA
- a CDS encoding YeeE/YedE family protein yields the protein MKEQKYWSPYVAGVGLGLTLLLAFVLMGRGLGASGAMMRFEVWFMGLFAADHIAANPYFSKYAINPLSNWLVFEVIGVMVGGFISGAMAGRLKFAVGKGPRISNKGRLALAFLGGSIMGFGARLARGCTSGLALTGGATLAVGGWAFMFAVFAGAYATAWFVRRQWI from the coding sequence ATGAAAGAACAAAAATACTGGTCGCCTTATGTAGCAGGCGTTGGGTTAGGATTAACTTTATTGTTAGCCTTTGTTTTAATGGGCCGCGGGTTAGGGGCTTCGGGCGCGATGATGCGTTTTGAAGTATGGTTTATGGGCTTATTTGCCGCCGATCATATTGCAGCAAATCCATATTTTTCAAAATATGCAATCAACCCACTTTCAAATTGGCTTGTCTTTGAAGTAATTGGCGTCATGGTTGGTGGATTTATTTCCGGGGCTATGGCTGGCCGTTTAAAGTTTGCAGTTGGTAAGGGACCGAGAATTTCTAATAAAGGGCGTTTGGCTTTAGCATTTTTAGGTGGCTCAATAATGGGTTTTGGTGCAAGATTGGCCCGCGGATGCACAAGTGGTCTGGCTTTGACCGGAGGCGCAACATTGGCTGTTGGAGGCTGGGCATTTATGTTTGCTGTTTTTGCAGGAGCATATGCAACGGCCTGGTTTGTCCGCAGACAGTGGATTTAA